From a single Sphingobium sp. genomic region:
- the rpsO gene encoding 30S ribosomal protein S15 — MSITAERKAEVIQSNARAEGDTGSPEVQVAILTDRIKALTEHFKDHHKDNHSRRGLLQMVNKRRSLLDYLKRKDVDRYNALISKLGLRK; from the coding sequence ATGTCTATTACGGCAGAACGCAAAGCCGAAGTGATCCAGAGCAACGCCCGCGCAGAAGGCGATACCGGTTCGCCGGAAGTCCAGGTTGCGATCCTTACCGATCGTATCAAGGCGCTGACCGAGCATTTCAAGGATCATCACAAGGACAATCACAGCCGTCGTGGCCTACTGCAGATGGTCAACAAGCGTCGTTCGCTTCTGGACTATCTGAAGCGCAAGGATGTGGATCGCTACAATGCGCTGATTTCGAAGCTTGGTCTTCGCAAATAA
- the truB gene encoding tRNA pseudouridine(55) synthase TruB has translation MHGWIILDKPVGLGSTQAVAAVKRNLREAGHGKVKVGHGGTLDPLASGVLPIALGEATKLCGRMLDASKAYDFTISFGEETAGLDAEGEVVLTSDVRPTLDQIMAVLPEFTGAIDQIPPAFSAIKIDGKRAYDRARAGETVEMKARRVTILSLCIAASSASRDADTVAAVTLSAHVSKGTYIRSLARDIAYALGTVGHVTMLRRTQAGPFALVQAISLDKLNEIGKGAPLEDIILPLEAGLVDIPALDLSPDAARAIRQGRVLTGVATKDGLYWGRGPDLRPVALVEHIGGELRSVRGFNL, from the coding sequence ATGCATGGCTGGATCATTTTGGACAAACCGGTAGGCCTTGGCTCGACCCAGGCAGTTGCCGCAGTAAAGCGCAATCTGCGCGAAGCGGGCCATGGCAAGGTTAAGGTCGGCCATGGCGGGACGCTGGACCCTCTGGCGAGCGGGGTGCTTCCAATCGCTTTGGGCGAAGCGACCAAATTGTGTGGCCGTATGCTTGATGCGTCCAAAGCCTATGATTTCACCATCAGCTTCGGCGAGGAAACTGCAGGGCTGGATGCCGAGGGTGAGGTGGTTTTGACTTCGGATGTACGGCCAACGCTTGATCAGATCATGGCGGTTCTTCCAGAGTTTACCGGTGCGATCGATCAGATTCCGCCCGCTTTCTCTGCGATCAAGATTGACGGTAAGCGTGCTTATGATCGCGCAAGGGCCGGGGAAACGGTCGAGATGAAGGCGCGGCGTGTGACGATCTTGTCGCTGTGCATTGCCGCTTCGTCCGCTAGCCGGGACGCGGATACCGTCGCGGCAGTCACGCTGTCCGCACATGTCTCCAAGGGTACCTACATTCGTTCGCTCGCGCGAGATATTGCCTATGCGCTCGGCACAGTAGGGCATGTCACCATGCTCCGCCGCACACAGGCCGGGCCGTTCGCCCTTGTTCAGGCGATTTCGCTGGACAAACTCAACGAAATCGGTAAAGGCGCGCCCCTAGAAGACATTATCTTGCCGTTGGAGGCAGGGCTGGTCGACATCCCGGCTCTTGATCTCTCCCCGGATGCGGCAAGGGCGATCCGTCAGGGTCGCGTCTTGACCGGGGTTGCCACGAAAGATGGGCTATATTGGGGGCGTGGGCCGGATTTACGACCTGTTGCCTTGGTGGAGCACATCGGCGGTGAGTTAAGATCCGTTCGTGGCTTTAATCTTTAA
- a CDS encoding thymidine kinase, which translates to MAKIYFYYSSMNAGKSTTLLQADFNYRERGMETMVWTAALDDRYGQGYVTSRIGLRAEAHKFTPETDLLVAISSEHEGRPLACVMIDEAQFLSREQVLQLARIADEANIPILCYGLRTDFAADLFPGSAALLGLADTLVELKAVCHCGRKSTMNLRVDGAGRAVIDGQQTEIGGNDRYVAMCRKHFMEARQDSAAHAALSLEST; encoded by the coding sequence GTGGCCAAAATATATTTTTACTATTCCTCGATGAATGCAGGCAAATCGACCACATTGCTGCAGGCCGATTTCAACTATCGCGAACGCGGGATGGAAACGATGGTCTGGACGGCGGCGCTCGATGACCGATACGGGCAGGGCTATGTTACATCCCGCATCGGGCTTCGCGCCGAAGCGCACAAGTTCACGCCCGAAACCGACCTGCTGGTCGCCATATCATCGGAACATGAAGGCCGGCCGCTTGCCTGTGTGATGATCGACGAAGCGCAGTTCCTCTCCCGCGAACAGGTATTGCAATTGGCGCGGATTGCCGATGAGGCGAATATTCCCATACTCTGCTATGGTCTTCGTACCGATTTTGCCGCCGATCTCTTTCCAGGCTCGGCAGCACTGCTTGGACTCGCCGACACATTGGTCGAGTTGAAGGCGGTCTGCCATTGCGGGCGCAAGTCGACGATGAACCTGCGCGTGGATGGTGCAGGGCGCGCGGTGATTGACGGGCAGCAGACCGAAATCGGCGGAAACGACCGTTATGTTGCAATGTGCCGCAAGCATTTCATGGAGGCGCGACAAGATTCGGCCGCTCATGCAGCGTTAAGCTTGGAAAGTACATGA
- the rbfA gene encoding 30S ribosome-binding factor RbfA: MARHNETPEGRSVRLLRVGEQVRHVLSDVLARGAVHDDVLTSHSVSITEVRMSPDLRHATVFVKPLLGADEADVLKALRTNTAFLQREVATRVRMKYAAKLKFLADESFDEASNIERLLSDPKVAQDLADYED, encoded by the coding sequence ATGGCACGTCATAACGAAACCCCTGAAGGGCGTTCGGTCCGTCTGTTGCGCGTTGGCGAACAGGTGCGCCATGTGTTGTCTGATGTTTTGGCGCGCGGCGCGGTGCATGATGATGTGCTGACCAGCCATAGCGTCAGCATCACCGAAGTGCGCATGTCGCCCGATCTTCGTCACGCAACGGTTTTCGTGAAGCCTTTATTGGGTGCAGATGAAGCCGATGTGCTCAAAGCATTGCGCACCAACACCGCCTTTTTGCAGCGCGAAGTCGCGACCCGCGTTCGCATGAAATATGCGGCCAAGCTTAAATTTCTTGCTGATGAAAGCTTTGACGAAGCCAGCAATATCGAGCGCCTGCTTTCCGACCCGAAGGTCGCACAGGATTTGGCCGACTACGAGGATTAA
- a CDS encoding YceI family protein, with the protein MQWKAARWAIAAALLFGAAIAGATSSYNFTIDAGASSVDAKVAFMGIGNRKALFPAVRGTVALTPDAMDRINLDVMIDATQLRADDSLTTNRLKGDAFFNVAKYPTVRFQGTDLSMATQTSGIVRGNLTARGVTRPVTLNVSFSAPPSTTSLKEPIRLTGVTTINRKDFGMTAYSLIVGKKVTISIRTKLVPA; encoded by the coding sequence ATGCAGTGGAAAGCTGCCCGATGGGCGATCGCGGCCGCACTGCTTTTTGGCGCAGCCATTGCCGGCGCGACGTCATCCTATAATTTCACCATAGATGCCGGGGCCAGTTCGGTCGACGCCAAGGTGGCTTTCATGGGGATTGGCAATCGCAAGGCGCTGTTCCCCGCAGTGCGCGGCACCGTTGCGCTCACGCCCGACGCGATGGACCGGATCAACCTTGATGTCATGATCGATGCGACGCAGCTGCGCGCCGATGACAGTCTGACAACCAACCGTTTGAAAGGCGATGCCTTTTTCAACGTGGCAAAATATCCCACCGTCCGCTTTCAAGGCACCGATCTATCGATGGCGACGCAGACCAGCGGCATCGTGCGCGGCAATTTGACGGCGCGCGGCGTTACCCGCCCCGTTACCCTGAATGTCAGTTTTTCCGCTCCCCCGTCGACCACTTCGCTAAAGGAGCCGATCCGGCTGACGGGCGTTACAACGATCAACCGCAAGGATTTTGGGATGACGGCCTATTCGTTGATTGTCGGAAAAAAGGTGACGATCAGCATCCGCACCAAATTGGTGCCGGCTTAA
- a CDS encoding PaaI family thioesterase, whose translation MSEFLGNGGPHVELMGAKFIDFDPVTETITMRFFAPDSFITPRGGVQGGLVAGFLDEAMGWAHVQASKGKEAPLNLEIAMTLLKLIPPGPLVGKGRVIRRGRRAVFLEGELWDESWTTLYARATSTALPTPVPGQED comes from the coding sequence GTGAGCGAGTTTCTGGGAAATGGCGGTCCGCATGTCGAGCTGATGGGGGCGAAGTTTATCGACTTCGATCCCGTCACCGAGACAATTACCATGCGTTTCTTTGCGCCGGATAGCTTCATCACACCGCGCGGCGGGGTGCAGGGTGGTTTGGTCGCTGGATTTCTTGATGAAGCCATGGGCTGGGCGCATGTTCAGGCCAGCAAAGGCAAAGAGGCTCCACTCAACCTTGAAATCGCGATGACCTTGCTCAAGCTGATCCCGCCCGGGCCGCTTGTGGGCAAGGGGCGCGTTATCCGTCGCGGACGTCGTGCGGTATTTCTTGAAGGCGAATTGTGGGACGAAAGTTGGACAACGCTATATGCGCGCGCCACCTCGACAGCTTTGCCCACGCCGGTGCCAGGGCAGGAGGACTGA
- a CDS encoding DUF6491 family protein produces the protein MRKMITATLFATIMTSAVFAGKDGAPAWPEYGVEASIPFADSGGIRDFETNEDRGIWIEDRQRRWYYASFIGSCPRLDHAMAIGFDTRGSTNFDKFGAVVTGDDRCAIASLVTAEKPLPRKERLKLRKAAREEGRKAVAPKD, from the coding sequence ATGCGAAAGATGATCACCGCAACGCTGTTTGCGACCATTATGACCAGTGCGGTCTTTGCAGGGAAAGACGGGGCGCCTGCTTGGCCCGAATATGGTGTGGAGGCGAGCATACCCTTTGCCGACAGCGGCGGCATTCGTGATTTCGAAACTAACGAAGATCGCGGTATCTGGATCGAGGATCGCCAGCGCCGCTGGTATTATGCCAGCTTCATCGGGTCTTGCCCACGGCTCGATCATGCGATGGCAATCGGTTTCGACACGCGCGGCTCGACCAATTTTGACAAATTCGGCGCGGTTGTGACCGGTGATGACCGCTGCGCAATTGCCAGCCTTGTTACCGCCGAAAAGCCCTTGCCGCGCAAGGAGCGCCTGAAACTGCGCAAGGCAGCCCGCGAAGAGGGGCGCAAGGCCGTCGCCCCCAAGGATTGA